The following are encoded in a window of Microcaecilia unicolor chromosome 14, aMicUni1.1, whole genome shotgun sequence genomic DNA:
- the LOC115457052 gene encoding vomeronasal type-2 receptor 26-like, with amino-acid sequence MGKRKGKTRALTSSDLAKPASQQKTLEHFRVQALKAQTPMLMGTDAGLSEVLMMAYAVVSRCPQNFMLPSYNTDNRKKGDLILGGIISTTNPILNKHLSFTNINTTESCELYGTVEHIPHFLTFQFAIAEINGNEEILPNITLDFHILDFCSDAWFSLCGVLKILSGKDEIVPGYTCYPKSHVAGFIGRLPSLASHAIARLTGIYRYPQISYGFTETSLNEHDEFPYFYHSFPSDYSHFHGLTPLLRLFGWSWVGILTSTDENEIAYCEELKREIIRSGDCVEFLESIPDIMITSREELEKRFEQISNKIYKSKANVIIIHTTKIITIETFCFISYQKIDTKLVIFSMETSSIKSKALSVTPLICSAMNGSLRLTIPKGDIPGFKDYLQNTNSSKFLDQSFLLLRPAFDCDFLNDKENCTMSITDASLFDMDNSELTYSLYNMIYAMAHALHNMFTAKSERGTSLKMEFKPWQLNQYLKEVHFKAPDGHEIFFDEKGHAPTHYDIIQYFHFPNLPTAWIHVGSFKPSAPKDKQLFVNQTAITWKTPSNQVLRSVCTESCTHGYRKVIDREKPVCCFDCVPCSEGEYSNTTDAENCMKCPEDQWPSKKKDECLPRVIEFLSYDDPLGAALSSISILLFIITALVLGIFIKYRNTAVVKANNRNLSYILLISLMLSFLCTLVFIGQPGTLTCLLRQSAFGMIFTIAVSSVLAKTVTVVIAFRANKPSSKLRKWVGTRVSSYLVLLCISGEIVICTLWLIISPPFPEYDTQSVTGKMILQCNDGSTIAFYGVIGYMGFLALLSFTVAFLVRKAPDSFNEAQFITFSMLVFCSVWVSFIPSYLSTKGKYMVAVEIFAILASSTGLLGCIFTPKCYIILLRPDLNMRGHLIGKKVS; translated from the exons atggggaaaaggaagggaaagaccAGGGCTTTAACCTCCTCCGACCTTGCGAAACCGGCTTCCCAGCAAAAGACGCTGGAACATTTTAGAGTCCAGGCGCTGAAAGCGCAAACGCCAATGCTGATGGGAACCGATGCTG GATTGAGTGAGGTCTTGATGATGGCTTATGCAGTAGTTAGCCGATGCCCACAAAATTTCATGTTGCCAAGTTATAATACGGACAATAGAAAGAAAGGTGATCTGATCTTGGGTGGAATAATTTCAACCACTAACCCTATATTGAACAAACACTTAAGCTTTACAAATATCAATACAACCGAATCCTGCGAACT ATATGGAACCGTCGAACACATTCCGCATTTCTTAACCTTTCAGTTTGCCATTGCGGAGATCAATGGAAATGAAGAAATCTTACCCAATATTACCCTGGATTTCCATATCCTTGACTTCTGCTCTGATGCTTGGTTTTCACTGTGTGGTGTTCTGAAAATTTTATCAGGAAAAGATGAAATAGTGCCTGGTTATACATGTTATCCGAAGAGCCACGTTGCAGGTTTCATTGGAAGACTCCCTTCATTGGCATCACATGCAATTGCCAGACTCACCGGGATCTATAGATACCCACAG ATCAGCTATGGATTCACAGAAACATCACTGAATGAACATGATGAGTTCCCATACTTTTATCACAGTTTTCCAAGTGATTATTCTCATTTCCATGGTTTGACTCCACTTCTCAGACTCTTTGGATGGAGTTGGGTTGGAATTCTCACCTCAACTGATGAGAATGAAATAGCGTACTGTGAAGAACTGAAGAGGGAGATTATCAGGAGTGGGGACTGTGTAGAGTTTTTGGAATCAATTCCAGATATTATGATTACCTCTCGTGAAGAACTAGAGAAAAGATTTGAACAGATTTCGAACAAGATCTACAAATCAAAGGCCAATGTTATTATTATTCACACTACCAAGATAATCACAATAGAAACATTCTGCTTCATCTCCTATCAAAAGATTGACACAAAACTGGTTATCTTCTCTATGGAGACCTCTTCTATTAAGAGCAAGGCTCTTTCCGTCACACCTTTGATATGTAGTGCAATGAATGGCTCCCTAAGGCTTACTATCCCAAAAGGAGATATTCCAGGTTTTAAAGATTACCTCCAAAATACCAACTCCTCTAAATTCTTGGACCAATCTTTCTTACTTTTGAGACCTGCATTTGATTGTGACTTTCTCAATGACAAAGAAAACTGCACAATGTCTATCACTGATGCTTCACTATTTGACATGGATAATTCCGAGCTCACTTACAGTCTTTATAACATGATCTATGCCATGGCTCATGCTTTACACAACATGTTCACGGCCAAGTCTGAACGTGGAACTAGTCTTAAAATGGAATTTAAGCCGTGGCAG CTCAACCAGTACCTTAAAGAGGTCCATTTTAAAGCCCCAGATGGACATGAGATCTTCTTTGATGAGAAAGGACATGCTCCAACTCATTATGATATCATACAGTATTTTCATTTCCCTAATTTGCCAACCGCATGGATCCATGTCGGAAGTTTCAAGCCCTCAGCTCCAAAGGACAAGCAACTCTTTGTGAACCAAACAGCCATCACATGGAAAACTCCCTCAAACCAG GTCCTACGCTCTGTGTGCACTGAGAGCTGTACACATGGATACAGGAAAGTTATTGATCGTGAGAAGCCGGTCTGCTGCTTTGACTGTGTCCCCTGCTCTGAAGGGGAGTATTCTAATACCACAG ACGCTGAGAACTGCATGAAGTGTCCAGAAGATCAGTGGCCCAGTAAGAAGAAGGATGAGTGTCTACCGAGAGTCATTGAGTTCCTGTCATATGATGATCCCTTGGGTGCAGCTTTGTCTTCTATTTCTATTCTCTTATTCATTATCACTGCCCTAGTGTTGGGAATATTTATTAAATATCGGAACACAGCTGTGGTGAAAGCCAATAACAGGAATCTCAGCTACATCCTCCTCATCTCCCTCATGTTGTCTTTCCTCTGCACCTTGGTATTCATCGGTCAGCCTGGGACATTGACCTGTCTTCTCAGGCAATCTGCTTTTGGGATGATATTTACCATTGCTGTTTCTTCTGTGCTGGCAAAAACTGTCACAGTTGTCATTGCCTTCAGAGCCAACAAGCCCAGCAGCAAGTTAAGAAAGTGGGTTGGGACAAGAGTCTCCAGCTATCTAGTCCTTCTCTGCATCTCTGGTGAAATTGTCATATGCACTCTATGGCTGATCATCTCTCCTCCATTCCCTGAATATGACACACAGTCTGTAACTGGGAAGATGATTCTACAGTGCAATGATGGGTCCACTATTGCATTTTATGGTGTGATTGGGTACATGGGTTTTTTGGCTCTTCTAAGCTTCACTGTGGCTTTCCTAGTAAGGAAGGCTCCAGATAGTTTTAATGAGGCTCAGTTTATCActttcagcatgctggtgttctgcagtgtttgggTGTCCTTCATCCCATCATACCTGAGCACCAAAGGCAAATACATGGTGGCTGTGGAGATATTTGCCATCCTGGCTTCCAGTACTGGACTGCTGGGCTGTATTTTCACCCCAAAGTGCTACATTATTTTGCTCAGACCTGACCTGAACATGAGGGGTCATTTAATAGGGAAAAAAGTATCCTAA